In Apodemus sylvaticus chromosome 8, mApoSyl1.1, whole genome shotgun sequence, one genomic interval encodes:
- the LOC127691198 gene encoding chondroadherin-like protein, which yields MALLILLFLLPSPLHSQTTCSTSKVTGRLEVNCENKNLTVLPADLPADTGSLHLGRNQLGRFSTASLVHFTLLTHLYLDKCELTSLQTNAKLLKLETLDLSHNNLQSLPSLGQALPALTTLDVSFNKLGSLSPGALEGLSQLHELYLQNNDLKSLPPGLLVPTTNLRKLNLANNKLSELPPGLLDGLEELTVLDLQGNWLSRVPKGFFGTLLLPFVFLYDNPWYCDCEILYLSRWLQENSNNVYACKEGVDVKAMTPNVASVRCANVGHMPVYSYPGKGCPTDGGDTDYEDYDDVPATRTEVKFFTNTKAPSTHWSPLSTASSTSQDSQMISLPPTHEPTKKQPTFIHTQIPGFTILGDTMESHTTSYSLKLNTVFNCSISKVTGLLEVNCENKNLTALPADLPADTGSLHLGRNQLGRFSTASLVHLTLLTHLYLDKCELTSLQTNAKLLKLETLDLSHNNLQSLPSLGQALPALTTLDVSFNKLGSLSPGVLEGLSQLLELNLQNNDLRSLPPGLLVPTTNLRKLNLANNKLSELPPGLLDELEELTVLDLQGNWLSRVPKGFFGTLLLPFVFLYDNPWYCDCEILYLSRWLQENSNNVYAWKEGVDVKAMAPNVASVRCANVGHVPVYSYPGKGCPTNSGGTDYEDYDDVPATRTEVKFSTDTKTHSTHWSPLSTAPSTSQDSQMISLLPTHEPTKKQPTFIHTQIPGLTTLGDTMESHTTSYSLKLNTVFNCSISKVTGLLEVNCENKNLTALPADLPADTGSLHLGRNQLGPFSTASLVHLTRLTHLYLDKCELTSLQTNAKLLKLETLDLSHNNLQSLPSLGQALPALTTLDVSFNKLGSLSPGALEGLSQLYELYLQNNDLKSLPSGLLVPTTNLRKLNLANNKLSELPPGLLDGLEELIVLDLQGNWLSRVPKGFFGTLLLPFVFLYDNPWYCDCEILYLSRWLQENSNNVYACKEGVDVKAMTPNVASVRCANVGHVPVYSYPGKGCPTDGGDTDYEDYDDVPATRTVFRVTI from the coding sequence ATGGCTCTCCTCATCTTGCTGTTCCTGCTCCCAAGTCCTTTACATTCCCAGACCACTTGTAGTACCTCCAAAGTGACCGGCCGATTGGAGGTAAACTGTGAGAACAAGAATCTGACAGTATTGCCTGCAGACCTGCCAGCAGACACAGGCTCCCTCCACCTGGGCAGGAACCAACTGGGTCGCTTCTCCACAGCATCCCTGGTGCATTTCACTCTCCTCACTCACCTATACCTGGATAAGTGTGAGTTGACCAGCCTGCAGACCAATGCTAAACTGTTAAAGTTGGAAACCCTGGACTTATCCCACAATAACCTGCAAAGCCTGCCCTCCCTAGGACAGGCACTGCCTGCACTCACCACTCTAGATGTCTCCTTCAACAAGTTGGGCTCACTGTCTCCTGGTGCCCTGGAAGGCCTAAGCCAACTCCATGAGCTCTACTTGCAGAACAATGATCTGAAGAGTCTGCCCCCTGGGCTCTTGGTGCCCACAACCAATCTGAGGAAACTCAATCTGGCCAACAATAAATTGAGTGAGCTGCCCCCTGGGCTCCTCGATGGGTTGGAGGAGCTCACTGTCCTCGACCTTCAAGGGAACTGGCTGAGCAGAGTCCCAAAGGGCTTCTTTGGGACCCTCCTCCTGCCTTTTGTGTTTCTCTATGACAACCCCTGGTACTGTGATTGTGAAATCCTCTACTTGAGTCGCTGGCTCCAGGAAAATTCAAACAATGTCTATGCATGTAAGGAGGGTGTAGATGTTAAGGCCATGACTCCTAATGTGGCCAGTGTACGATGTGCCAATGTGGGCCATATGCCTGTCTACTCCTACCCAGGGAAGGGCTGCCCTACTGATGGTGGGGACACAGACTATGAGGACTATGATGATGTCCCTGCCACAAGGACTGAGGTCAAGTTCTTTACTAACACTAAAGCTCCTTCTACCCACTGGAGCCCACTCTCCACAGCATCTTCTACTTCTCAAGATAGCCAAATGATTTCTTTGCCTCCAACCCACGAACCCACTAAGAAACAACCTACATTCATCCACACACAGATCCCAGGTTTTACCATACTTGGAGACACCATGGAATCTCACACAACCTCCTATAGTCTAAAACTCAATACTGTATTCAATTGTAGTATCTCTAAAGTGACCGGCCTACTGGAGGTAAACTGTGAGAACAAGAATCTGACAGCATTGCCTGCAGACCTGCCAGCAGACACAGGCTCCCTCCACCTGGGCAGGAACCAACTGGGTCGCTTCTCCACAGCATCCCTGGTGCATCTCACTCTCCTCACTCATCTATACCTGGATAAGTGTGAGTTGACCAGCCTGCAGACCAATGCTAAACTGTTAAAGCTGGAAACCCTGGACTTATCCCACAATAACCTGCAAAGCCTGCCCTCCCTAGGACAGGCACTGCCTGCACTCACCACTCTAGATGTCTCCTTCAACAAGTTGGGCTCACTGTCTCCTGGTGTCCTGGAAGGCCTAAGCCAACTCCTTGAGCTCAACTTGCAGAACAATGATCTTAGGAGTCTGCCCCCTGGGCTCTTGGTGCCCACAACCAATCTGAGGAAACTCAATCTGGCCAACAACAAATTGAGTGAGCTGCCTCCTGGGCTCCTAGATGAGTTGGAGGAGCTCACTGTCCTCGACCTTCAAGGGAACTGGCTGAGCAGAGTCCCAAAGGGCTTCTTTGGAACCCTCCTCCTGCCTTTTGTGTTTCTCTATGACAACCCCTGGTATTGTGATTGTGAAATCCTCTACTTGAGTCGCTGGCTCCAGGAAAATTCCAACAATGTCTATGCATGGAAGGAGGGTGTGGATGTTAAGGCCATGGCTCCTAATGTGGCCAGTGTACGATGTGCCAATGTGGGTCATGTGCCTGTCTACTCCTACCCAGGGAAGGGCTGCCCTACTAATAGTGGTGGTACAGACTATGAGGACTATGATGATGTCCCTGCCACAAGGACTGAGGTCAAGTTCTCTACTGACACTAAAACTCATTCTACCCACTGGAGCCCACTCTCCACAGCACCTTCTACTTCTCAAGATAGCCAAATGATTTCTTTGCTTCCAACCCACGAACCCACTAAGAAACAACCTACATTCATCCACACACAGATCCCAGGTCTTACCACACTTGGAGACACCATGGAATCTCACACAACCTCCTACAGTCTAAAACTCAATACTGTATTCAATTGTAGTATCTCTAAAGTGACCGGCCTACTGGAGGTAAACTGTGAGAACAAGAATCTGACAGCACTGCCTGCAGACCTGCCAGCAGACACAGGCTCCCTCCACCTGGGCAGAAACCAACTGGGTCCCTTCTCCACAGCATCCCTGGTGCATCTCACTCGCCTCACTCATCTATACCTGGATAAGTGTGAGTTGACCAGCCTGCAGACCAATGCTAAACTGTTAAAGCTGGAAACCCTGGACTTATCCCACAATAACCTGCAAAGCCTGCCCTCCCTAGGACAGGCACTGCCTGCACTCACCACTCTAGATGTCTCCTTCAACAAGTTGGGCTCACTGTCTCCTGGTGCCCTGGAAGGCCTAAGCCAACTCTATGAGCTCTACTTGCAGAACAATGATCTGAAGAGTCTGCCCTCTGGGCTCTTGGTGCCCACAACCAATCTGAGGAAACTCAATCTGGCCAACAACAAATTGAGTGAGCTGCCTCCTGGGCTCCTCGATGGGTTGGAGGAGCTCATTGTCCTCGACCTTCAAGGGAACTGGCTGAGCAGAGTCCCAAAGGGCTTCTTTGGGACCCTCCTCCTGCCTTTTGTGTTTCTCTATGACAACCCCTGGTATTGTGATTGTGAAATCCTCTACTTGAGTCGCTGGCTCCAGGAAAATTCCAACAATGTCTATGCATGTAAGGAGGGTGTAGATGTTAAGGCCATGACTCCTAATGTGGCCAGTGTACGATGTGCCAATGTGGGCCATGTGCCTGTCTACTCCTACCCAGGGAAGGGCTGCCCTACTGATGGTGGGGACACAGACTATGAGGACTATGATGATGTCCCTGCCACAAGGACTGTCTTTCGTGttactatatag